In Sphingomonas profundi, the sequence CCGTCACCAGCACGATCTTTCCGTCCAGCATCAGGTCCATCATCGTCTCCTCCGTCTTATGCTCGCAACCGCCGCACCCCCGCCACAACTGGCGCTTTCGTGAGCGACGGGGGGCGGCCGCGCGTATTACGGTCGCTACGAAACGGCGGGGAGGACATGGTGGCGGACAAGGTGGAGAGCGACGATCGGGTGCCGGTGCTGATCGCGCTCGGCGAGATCAGCGATCGCAATCCCGATCCGGAGGCCGCTTTCGACTCCCTCGGCCTGATGATGGAGGCGCTGAAGGCGGCCGAGCGGGATGCCGGCACGCCGATCCTCGACCGGCTAGACTGGCTGGGCGTGGAGGACCAGATCTCCTTCCCCGATCCTGCGCTGCACGAGACGCTGGCCGAGCGTCTGCCGGCACTGCCGCCGATACGGGTCAAGACCTTCGAGGCGAGCGGCGACGGGCCGATCCAGCTGATCGCCGATGCCGCCAACCTGATCGGCGAGGGCAGGATCAGGCTAGGCGCGGCCGTGGGCGCGGAGGCGCTGCGCACCGCCGCCAAGCGCGCGCAGGCGGCGGCCGCCGCCGGCAATCCGCCGCCGCCCAGCGCGATCGCCGCCAGTGCCGCCGCCGGCGCCACGCCGATGGCGCGCAAGCACAAGCTGTTCACGCCGACCGACGTCTATCCGCTCTACGAGAACGCCACCCGCGCCGCCTGGGGCCAGACGCTGGCCGAGGGTCAGGCCGAATCGGCGACGATCTGGTCGAACTCGTCCAAGGTGGCGGCGGCGAATCCCTCCGCCTGGCTGCGCACCCCGGTGGAGCCGGCGGCGATCGCCGAGCCGACCGCCGACAACCGCCTCATCAGCTTTCCCTATACCAAGCTGATGGTGGCCAACGCATCGGTGAACCAGGGCTGCGCCGTGATCATCGCCAGCCTCTCGATGGCGCGCGAACTCGGCGTGCCGGAGGAGAGGATCGTCTATGTCGGCGCCAGCGCCGCCGCGCACGAGCCGGACGACTTCCTCATGCGCGACAGCTTCGCCCGCGCGACCAGCCTGGAGACGACGCTGACGACGGCGCTGGACCGCAACGGCCTCGGCAAGGAGGATCTTGCCCATGTCGAGCTCTACAGCTGCTTCCCGGTGGTGCCGAAGATGGCCCGCCGCGTGCTCGGCTGGCCGGCGGAGAAGCCGACTACCGTCTATGGCGGCCTCACCTTCGGCGGCGGCCCGATCGGCAACTGCATGATGCACGCCGTCGCCCGCATGATCGTGAACCTGCGCGGCACGGACGGGCACGGCCTGATCGTCGCCAATGGCGGCTATGCCACGCACAGCCACAGCATCGTGCTCACCCGCCGGCCGGTGCCGGCCGGCACCTTCCCGCTCGACTATGACGTGCAGGCGGAGGCAGAGGCGAAGCGCGAGCCCGTGCCCGCCCTGCTCGACGATTATGAGGGCGAGGGCGTGATCGAAACCTATTCGATCCCGTTCGATCGCCACGGCAAGGCGGCGCGGGCCACGATCGTCGCCCGCAATCCGGCCGGCGAACGCTTCCTCGCGACCGTGCCGGCCGAGGACGAGGCGGCGATCGCCTTCCTCACCTCCGGCGCGGCGGAACCCGTCGGCACCGCCGGGCGGGCCACGCGCGACGCGTCCGGCGGCGTGCGCTGGACGATGTAACCACTATTGTTCTCGACAGGAGACTTCCCCCATGGATCTCGGACTTTCCGGCCGCAAGGCCATCCTCGTCGGCGCCAGCCACGGCATCGGCCTCGCCACCGCCCGCGTGCTTGCGGCCGAAGGCTGCGCGATCGCGCTCTGCTCCCGCTCGCAGGAGAGCGTGGATGCGGCGGTGAAGGCGCTGTCCGGCGGCGGCGCCACTGTGATCGGCGGCGCGGTGGACGCGTCGGACGCGGACGCCCATGGCGGCTGGATCGCGCAGGCGGCCGAGCAGCTCGGCGGCTGCGACATCTTCATCCCGTTCACCTCCACCAACACCGGGGTGGACGACGAGGCCGGCTGGCGCGCCGTGTTCGAGGCGGACACGCTGCCGCTGGTGCGCGGCGTCGCCGCCGCGCTGCCCGCGCTCAAACAATCCGATGCCGGCGCGATCGTCACCCTCTCCTCCACCGCCGCGCTGGAGGAGTTCATGGGTCCGGGCGCCTACAATGCGCTGAAGGCCGCGACGATCAACTATTCCGCCGCGCTGGCGCAGAAGCTGGCGCCGGAAGGCATCAGGGTGAACTGCATCACGCCCGGGCCGGTGGAGATGGAGGGCCGCGCGTGGGACAATATCAAGTCCGCCATGCCCGATTTCTACAAGGGCATTCTCGGCCAGATCCCGATGGGCCGGATGGGCCAGGGCGAAGAGATCGCCCGCGCGATCGCATTCGTCGCCTCGCCCGCCTGCCGCTTCATGACGGGGGCCAATCTGGTGATCGACGGCGGCTTCACCAAGCGGGTGAACTTCTGACCGGCTGACCCTGCCCGCCCCGGACCGCGCCGACGCGGTTCGGGGCTCAGCCGAGCCAGCCCATGTGCTGCGCCAGAATGCGGCAGCCCAGGCCGATCAGCACGAGGCCGCCGGCAATCTCCGCCGGCTTGCCGATGCGCGCGCCGATGCGCGCGCCCAGCAGGGCGCCGGCGAAGCACAGCACCGCCGTCACGATGCCGATCACGGCCACGGCCAGCGCCACCGGCGATCCGATCGTCGGCAGGGTCACGCCGGCGGCGGCGGCATCGATGCTGGTCGCGATCGCCGCCATCAGCAGCGCGCCGCCGCCCAGCGGCGCGGCCGGCGGCGCGTCGGCCTCCTCGGGCGCAAGCCCCTCGCGCACCATCTTCAGCCCGATCGCGCCCAGCAGCACGAAGGCGATCCAGTGGTCGACCGCCTCGATCAGCCCGGCGAACGCGATGCCCAGCGCCCAGCCCGCCAGCGGCATCACCGCCTGCGCCACGCCGAAGGCCAGCGCCAGCCGCGCCGCGCCGCGCATGCCCGGCCGCACCGACGCACCCTGCGCCAGCGACACGGCGAAGGCATCCATCGCCAGGGCGAGCGCCAGCAGCAGCAGGGTGATCATCGGGCGAGCATCTCGTCGACCCAGGCCGGCACCAGCGCGCCGGCTGGCCCGCTGCGCGTCTCCTCGAACCACGCGCTGCCGGCGGACGGCTCCAGGTTCAGCTCCAGCGTCGCCGCGCCGCACGCCCGCGCCTGCTGCACGAAGCCGGCCGCCGGATAGACCGCGCCGGACGTGCCGATCGAGACGAACAGATCGGCGCGGCCCAGCGCCGCCTCGATCCGCTCCATCTGATAGGGTATCTCGCCGAACCACACGATGTCCGGCCGCAGCGTGCCGGCGGCCGCGCAGGCGGGGCAGGCCGGTCCGTCGCCGAGATCGCCCGACCAGCGGCTGCGCGCGCCGCAGGCGAGGCACAGGGCGGACATCAGCTCGCCATGCATGTGCAGCAGCCGGGTGGCGCCCGCCCGCTCGTGCAGGTCGTCCACATTCTGCGTCACGATCAGCAGCTCGCCGGGCCACGCCGCATCCAGCCGGGCGAGCGCCAGATGCGCAAAATTGGGCACGACCGCAGCCAGCGCGGCGCGCCGCTGATCGTAGAAGGACTGCACCAGCGCCCGATCCCGCCGGAACGCCTGCGGCGTGCAGACATCCTCCACGCGATGGCCCTCCCACAAGCCGTCCGGCCCGCGAAAGGTGGCGAGGCCGCTCTCGGCGGAGATGCCGGCGCCGGTGAGGATCAGGATGTTGCGGATGTCGCCCATGCCGCTAGCATAGCGGCGGCGCGCGGCGGCCGCCACCACGGTGGCCCCCCCCGGTCAGCGGCGCGTGAGCCAGCGGCGCAGGCGGCTCCGCTCGTGCGGGTTGCCGAAATGGTAGAGCAGGGTGGCGCGCAGGCCGGCAGGGTCGGACGCGGCATTGGCGTGCAGGCTGCGATAGCCCCAGAAGATGTAGACGGAACCCGGCGTCATCGCCAGCCGCACCGCCGCCGCGCGGCCGGCGCGGATGCGTCGCCAGAGAAGGCGCTGCACGATCGCGCGATCGTGCAGCGCCTTCTCGATCGCGTTCAGCGCGTAGCTGCGGCGGAACGGGCGGCGGTTCGGCAGCAGGATCAGGTCGCCCGCAGCACCGCGCGCCGGCACCGCCAGCGGGATCAGGATCGTCACGGCGAAGGAGTCGTAGTGCAGGTAATTGGCGTGATGCCGCGCCGTGCGCCCCTTCAGGCAGCGCAGCACCTGATGCACATGGCCGCTGGCCGGCGCCTGCCCCGTCGCGGCCCGGTGGAGCCCCCGCAGCATCCCGGCGAAAGCGGGATCGGCGTGGATGTCGGAGAGCAGGTGGCCGGCGCCGGGGATGCGGCCGTCGCGGGCGACATATTCGCCGCCGTTCCGCGCCACCGCCGCCTCGGCATGGCGCCGCGCCTCGGCGATCCAGGCGTCGGGCACCGCGCCTTCCAGCCGGCAGACGCCGGTCGCGTCCACCTCGCGGGCGATGCGGGCGATGGCTGCGGCATCGAAGGCGGGAAAGCGGACGCCGGGCGGCGGATCGATCGCCGATGGCTCCGGGTCGATCTCCGGTCCGCGCATGCCGCCATCCATGATCGCCACCCAAGACCTCGCATGAGCCGCGCCGATCCGCCGCGCCGACATGATTGCTGGATTATTGCTGCTGTAGACCGGCTCTTACAGGGCGACCGGCGGCAGTGTGAGCCTGTTCGGGTCCATCCCCGATCAATTAAGCGCAATGACGTGACGACGACGCGGAAACGGAGCGTCTTCAGCGGAAGGGCGGCTCGTTGAACGCGCGCAGCTTCCGGCTGTGCAGCCGCTCCCCCTCCTGCCGCAGCAGCTCGCACGTCTCCAGCCCCACCCGCAGGTGGCCGCCGATCGCCTCCTCGTAGAAGCGGTTGGCCTGGCCGGGCAGCTTCAGCTCGCCGTGCAGCGGCTTGTCGGACACGCAGAGGAGGGTGCCGTAGGGCACGCGGAAGCGATAGCCCTGCGCCGCGATCGTCGCCGATTCCATGTCTATGCCCACGGCGCGCGACAGGCTGAAGCGCAGGGCGGACTTGGAATAGCGCAGCTCCCAGTTGCGGTCGTCGGTCGTCACCACCGTGCCGGTGCGCAGGCGGCGCTTGAAATCGTCCGGATTGCCGCCGCCGAGCACCGCCTCCGCCGCCCGCGCCATCGCCACCTGCACCTCGGCGATGGCCGGCACCGGGATCTCCGGCGGCAGCACATCGTCCAGCACATGGTCGTCGCGCAGATAGGCGTGGGCCAGCACATAGTCGCCGATGCGCTGGCTGGGGCGAAGGCCGCCGCAGTGGCCGATCATCAGCCACGCCTCCGGCCGCAGCACGGCGAGATGGTCGCAGATCGTCTTCGCGTTGGACGGGCCGACGCCGATGTTGACCAGGGTGATGCCGCTGCGATCGGGCGCGACCAGGTGATAGGCCGGCATCTGGTGCTTGCGCCACGCGCTGTCCGCGATCATCCGCGCCGGATCGGCCGTACCCGGCGTCACATAGACGCCGCCCGCGCCGGACAAGGCGGTGAAGCGGCCGCCTTCCCGCCCCAGCTCGGCGCAGGCCCAGGCGACGAACTCGTCGACATAGCGGTGGTAGTTGGTGAACAGGATGTAGCGCTGCACATGCTCGGGCGGCGTGCCCGTATAATGTTTCAGCCGGGCCAGCGAGAAATCGGTGCGCAGCCCGTCGAACAGCGCCAGCGGCCGGTCGCCGCCGGGATCGGGCAGGAACAGCCCGTCGGCGATCTCGTCGCCGATCTCGGACAGCTCTGTCGCCGGGAAGTGCCGCGCCAGCTCGGTCGGCGGCACGCCGTCCAGCGCGCTCGCCTCGATCCCGTCCAGCACATAGGGGAACGGGATCTGCTGGTCGCTGACACCGGCCTCCACCGTCACGCCGTAGCCGTTCACCAGCAGGTCGATCTGCTCGGCCAGATAGTCGGCGAACATCGCCGGGCGCGTCACTGTCGTCACGTAGCGGCCGGGGCGGGAGAGACGCGCGAAGGAGCGGCCCGGCATCAGCAGGTCCGCCTCGCCGCGGTGGACGATGCGCAGCTCGGGATAGCAGAAGCGGCGGTCGGTCCGCGCCTCCGGTCCCGGCACGCTGCCGTCGCGGGCGTAGGCGACGATGCCGCCGCGCAGCGCCTCCACCGACTGGCGGAAGATATCGTCCAGCTGCGCGACGATGGTCCGGCCGATATCCTTCGTCATGCACCCGATCCCGTCCTGCCGCGCGGCCCTTCGCACTTGCACCATGAAGCCGAGAAGCGGCGCGGGTTCAAGCGCCCCGTCAGTCGCCCTTGCGCAGCAGCATCGAGACGAGGGTACGAAACCGATCGCCGGGGCCGGGCGGGCTTCCCGCATCGGCATCGCCCTCCAGCTCGTGCGCCGGGCGGAGCGCGGCCGTGGTGCGCCGCAGCCGCTCCGACAGGACGAACGCGATCGCGCGATAGAAGCGCGCGGCGAACACCGGCTCGCGCTCGAACCGCTGCTCCAGCGCGTTGCGCGGGATCATCAGCACCTCCGTCCGCGCATCGGCCCTCACCGTCACGGACGGCGGCGTGCGATCGATGAACGACATCTCGCCGATGACCTGCCCCTCGTTCAGCGTGGCGACGCGGCTGTTGTCCGCCCGCAGCACCACCAGGCTGCCGCCCACGACGAAGAACAGGTCGTCGATCGGCCGCTTCGCCTCCACCAGCCGCTCGCCGGTCTTCAGGGTGCGCAGGCTGCCGACGGAGAGCAGCCACACCATGTCGGCGTCGCTCAGCCCGGCCAGGATGGAGTGCACCTCGCGCATGATCGCCCTTCCCCCGCAACGCCGCCCGCCGCCACCTGTCTAGAGGACGTGCGCCGGATCGGACAAGCGGCGCGCGCGGCGGGGTGGCGCGCGCCGCGCCGGCTGCGGTAGAAGGCCGCTTCCCAGCAGGAGCCCGCGATCATGCCAACCCCGAGTCCCTGGCAGCACCACCGCAGTGCCGGCATCGCCGACGACATCGATTTCGAGATAAAGGGGCAGGAGCTCCAGTTCCTCGAGATCGAGCTCGATCCCGGCGAGAGCGCCGTCGCCGAGGCGGGCGCGCTGGTGTGGAAGGAAGCGAGCATCGGCATGACGACGGTGTTCGGCGACGGCAGCGGCGGCAGCGGCGACGGCTTCATGGGCAAGCTGCTCGGCGCCGGCAAGCGGCTGGTGACGGGCGAGAGCCTGTTCACCACCGTGTTCACCCACAATGGCCGGGGCAAGGCGCGGGTCGCCTTCGCGTCGCCCACCCCCGGCGCGATCCTGCCGCTGCGCCTCGCCGATCTGGGCGGCCGGCTGATCTGCCAGAAGGACAGCTTCCTCGCCGCCGCCAAGGGCGTGTCGATCGGTGTCCACTTCCAGCGGCGGGTGATGACCGGCCTGTTCGGCGGCGAGGGCTTCATCATGCAGAAGCTGGAGGGGGACGGCTGGGTGTTCGTCCAGATGGGCGGCACCGTGGTGGAGCGGGAGCTGGCCGCCGGCGAGGAACTGCACGTCGATACCGGCTGCCTCGCCGCCTACACGGCGGGCGTCGAGTTCGATCTCGTCACCGCCGGCGGCGTGCGCAGCGTGCTGTTCGGCGGCGAAGGGCTGTTCTTCGCGCGGCTGACGGGGCCGGGCAAGGTGTGGATCCAGTCGCTCCCCTTCTCCCGCCTGGCCGGGCGGATGCTGGCCGCCGCCGGCAGCCGCGGCGGGCAGAACCGCGGCGAGGGATCGGTCCTCGGCAATCTCGGCGACTTCATCGGCGGCAACGACTGAGGCGGGTCCGCTCCAACCCCGCCGACGATCGGCGGCGGGGACGATCGCGTTACTACCCCCACAGCTCCGCGCGATAGCGATCGAAGCAGCGCTCGCCGCAGCGCAGGCGGATCAGGGCGCCTTCCGCCATCGCCGTCGCCCGGCGCGGATCCTCGCGGACGAGCGGGATCAGCGCCTCGCGGTTCCAGTCCTCGCTATGCTTCACGTCCAGCACCGCGTGGAGGTCGAAGTAGCGCCGCTCGCGATCGTTCAGGCCGATGCGGCGCAGGCCGGCGGCGGTGGCGGCGGAGCGGCCGGGCGCGGTCAGCTCGATCACGCCGAGCGCACCCACGGAATGCCACGCGTAGCGGCGGTTGGCGGCCATCGCCGTCATCGCATTGGCTAGCGCCAGGCTCTCCCACACCGTATTCTCGATGACCGGCTCGACCTCCATCGTCTCGACCAGCGCGTCGAGCATCGGACCATGCATTCCCTTCGGATTGCCGCGTCCCATCTCGTCCCAGTAGTTGCGGGCCAGTTCCAGCTTGGCCTGCACCGGCAGCTTCACCTGCGTCATCGCGACCAGATCGTCGAAGCCGGCCTCGCCGGCCGCCTCCTGCTCGAAGAACCAGCGCAGCTGTGCGCGCGTCGCGGTCTCGGCCAGCCACGGGAACAGCGGATCGCCCTGCCCCGGGCCGATCACCTTCAGATGCTCGAACCAGGCGACGAAGCCCTCGGCGTCGGTCGGCGCAGCGGCGGCTTCCTCGGCCACGTCGGCGCGCAGTTCCTCCACGAACCCACCCTGCAGCCGCTCCATCCGCATGTCGCGGTCGAGCAGCTTCTGCCAGTCCGCGGTGGGGAATTGCGGACGAAGGCGCTCCCGGTTCCAGTGGGCCAGACCGCGCTGGAAGCTGTCGGTCAGGAATTGCGAAGCGCGGTCCGATCGCGCCTCGGTAAGAGGTCGGGTAGCCATGCGGGAATGTTCCTGTCGGGGTGACGTTGCCTGACAGTAGAACCCCACGGAGTGGAGGGGGGTTCCGGCGCGGCCGCTCCCGCCGCGCCGGACCTAACCTACTTTGGGTTGTTTTTGAGCCACTCCAGCACATTGCCGGGCGCGCTCACGCCGTAGGGATCCTCGTCGCTGCCCTCGTCGTTGATCCCCGGTTCCTCGAACCAGGCGACGATCTCGCCGTCGTCCACCACCATCGCGTACCGCCACGAACGGTCGCCGAAGCCCAGATGGTCCTTGTTGATCAGCATGCCCATGCGGCGCGTGAAATCGCCCGATCCGTCCGGCAGCAGCTTCGTCTTGGTCAGGCCCAGCGTCTTGCCCCACTGGAACATCACGAAGGCGTCGTTGACGGAGAGGCAGTAGACCTCCTCCGCGCCGGCGGCGCGCAGCTCGTCATATTCGCGCTCATAGGCCGGGCACTGCTCGGTCGAACAGGTCGGCGTGAAGGCGCCGGGCAGCGCGAACACCACCGAACGCTTCCCCTTGAACAGGTCGGCGGTGTGCACGTCCTGCCAGCGGAAGGGATTTGGGCCTTCAACCGTCTCGTCGCGAACACGGGTCTTCAACACTACGTTCGGGGTCTCACGTCCCAGCATGACTGTCTCCTCGGCTGCTCTCTCGAGGGCGGAGATAGGGTGCGCGTCCCGGCATCGCCAACGCGAAAAAGCGGTCACATTGATCGGCCGGGCCGCGTGATCGCTCTAGGTGATCGGTCCCTCCGCCCGCCCCTGAACGAACTGGTCGACATAGGGATTGCCCGAATCGTAGAGCCGGTCGCGCGGGCCGCGCCAGATGATCCTGCCCTGGTACAGCATTGCCACGCGGTGGGCGATCTTGCGGGCGGAGGCCATGTCGTGCGTGATCGTCAGCGCCGTCACGCCGAGATCGTCGACCAGGCTGACGATCAGGTCGTTGATCACGTCCGCGCGGATCGGGTCCAGCCCGGTCGTCGGCTCGTCGAAGAAGATGATCTCGGGCCGTGGCGCGATCGCGCGGGCCAGCGCCACGCGCTTCTGCATGCCGCCGGAAAGCTCGCTCGGCCGCAGATTGAGGATGCGCGCATCCAGCCCCACCCGCTCCAGATTCTCCTCGGCCACCTTGCGCATCCGCGCCGGCTCGCGGTTGCGGCCCTGCGTGAGGCCGAACGTCACGTTGCGCCACACCGGCAGCGAATCGAACAGCGCGCTGCCCTGGAACAGCAGGCCGAACTTCGCCCGGTGTCGCGCCATCTCAGCCGATTTCGCGCCGACCACCTCCAGCCCGTCGACCAGGATCGAGCCGCGATCCGGCGTGACGAG encodes:
- a CDS encoding acetyl-CoA acetyltransferase — its product is MVADKVESDDRVPVLIALGEISDRNPDPEAAFDSLGLMMEALKAAERDAGTPILDRLDWLGVEDQISFPDPALHETLAERLPALPPIRVKTFEASGDGPIQLIADAANLIGEGRIRLGAAVGAEALRTAAKRAQAAAAAGNPPPPSAIAASAAAGATPMARKHKLFTPTDVYPLYENATRAAWGQTLAEGQAESATIWSNSSKVAAANPSAWLRTPVEPAAIAEPTADNRLISFPYTKLMVANASVNQGCAVIIASLSMARELGVPEERIVYVGASAAAHEPDDFLMRDSFARATSLETTLTTALDRNGLGKEDLAHVELYSCFPVVPKMARRVLGWPAEKPTTVYGGLTFGGGPIGNCMMHAVARMIVNLRGTDGHGLIVANGGYATHSHSIVLTRRPVPAGTFPLDYDVQAEAEAKREPVPALLDDYEGEGVIETYSIPFDRHGKAARATIVARNPAGERFLATVPAEDEAAIAFLTSGAAEPVGTAGRATRDASGGVRWTM
- a CDS encoding SDR family NAD(P)-dependent oxidoreductase gives rise to the protein MDLGLSGRKAILVGASHGIGLATARVLAAEGCAIALCSRSQESVDAAVKALSGGGATVIGGAVDASDADAHGGWIAQAAEQLGGCDIFIPFTSTNTGVDDEAGWRAVFEADTLPLVRGVAAALPALKQSDAGAIVTLSSTAALEEFMGPGAYNALKAATINYSAALAQKLAPEGIRVNCITPGPVEMEGRAWDNIKSAMPDFYKGILGQIPMGRMGQGEEIARAIAFVASPACRFMTGANLVIDGGFTKRVNF
- a CDS encoding manganese efflux pump MntP family protein, which encodes MITLLLLALALAMDAFAVSLAQGASVRPGMRGAARLALAFGVAQAVMPLAGWALGIAFAGLIEAVDHWIAFVLLGAIGLKMVREGLAPEEADAPPAAPLGGGALLMAAIATSIDAAAAGVTLPTIGSPVALAVAVIGIVTAVLCFAGALLGARIGARIGKPAEIAGGLVLIGLGCRILAQHMGWLG
- a CDS encoding NAD-dependent deacylase: MGDIRNILILTGAGISAESGLATFRGPDGLWEGHRVEDVCTPQAFRRDRALVQSFYDQRRAALAAVVPNFAHLALARLDAAWPGELLIVTQNVDDLHERAGATRLLHMHGELMSALCLACGARSRWSGDLGDGPACPACAAAGTLRPDIVWFGEIPYQMERIEAALGRADLFVSIGTSGAVYPAAGFVQQARACGAATLELNLEPSAGSAWFEETRSGPAGALVPAWVDEMLAR
- a CDS encoding AMP nucleosidase, with the protein product MTKDIGRTIVAQLDDIFRQSVEALRGGIVAYARDGSVPGPEARTDRRFCYPELRIVHRGEADLLMPGRSFARLSRPGRYVTTVTRPAMFADYLAEQIDLLVNGYGVTVEAGVSDQQIPFPYVLDGIEASALDGVPPTELARHFPATELSEIGDEIADGLFLPDPGGDRPLALFDGLRTDFSLARLKHYTGTPPEHVQRYILFTNYHRYVDEFVAWACAELGREGGRFTALSGAGGVYVTPGTADPARMIADSAWRKHQMPAYHLVAPDRSGITLVNIGVGPSNAKTICDHLAVLRPEAWLMIGHCGGLRPSQRIGDYVLAHAYLRDDHVLDDVLPPEIPVPAIAEVQVAMARAAEAVLGGGNPDDFKRRLRTGTVVTTDDRNWELRYSKSALRFSLSRAVGIDMESATIAAQGYRFRVPYGTLLCVSDKPLHGELKLPGQANRFYEEAIGGHLRVGLETCELLRQEGERLHSRKLRAFNEPPFR
- a CDS encoding Crp/Fnr family transcriptional regulator, whose translation is MREVHSILAGLSDADMVWLLSVGSLRTLKTGERLVEAKRPIDDLFFVVGGSLVVLRADNSRVATLNEGQVIGEMSFIDRTPPSVTVRADARTEVLMIPRNALEQRFEREPVFAARFYRAIAFVLSERLRRTTAALRPAHELEGDADAGSPPGPGDRFRTLVSMLLRKGD
- a CDS encoding AIM24 family protein; translation: MPTPSPWQHHRSAGIADDIDFEIKGQELQFLEIELDPGESAVAEAGALVWKEASIGMTTVFGDGSGGSGDGFMGKLLGAGKRLVTGESLFTTVFTHNGRGKARVAFASPTPGAILPLRLADLGGRLICQKDSFLAAAKGVSIGVHFQRRVMTGLFGGEGFIMQKLEGDGWVFVQMGGTVVERELAAGEELHVDTGCLAAYTAGVEFDLVTAGGVRSVLFGGEGLFFARLTGPGKVWIQSLPFSRLAGRMLAAAGSRGGQNRGEGSVLGNLGDFIGGND
- a CDS encoding iron-containing redox enzyme family protein — encoded protein: MATRPLTEARSDRASQFLTDSFQRGLAHWNRERLRPQFPTADWQKLLDRDMRMERLQGGFVEELRADVAEEAAAAPTDAEGFVAWFEHLKVIGPGQGDPLFPWLAETATRAQLRWFFEQEAAGEAGFDDLVAMTQVKLPVQAKLELARNYWDEMGRGNPKGMHGPMLDALVETMEVEPVIENTVWESLALANAMTAMAANRRYAWHSVGALGVIELTAPGRSAATAAGLRRIGLNDRERRYFDLHAVLDVKHSEDWNREALIPLVREDPRRATAMAEGALIRLRCGERCFDRYRAELWG
- a CDS encoding peroxiredoxin, which encodes MLGRETPNVVLKTRVRDETVEGPNPFRWQDVHTADLFKGKRSVVFALPGAFTPTCSTEQCPAYEREYDELRAAGAEEVYCLSVNDAFVMFQWGKTLGLTKTKLLPDGSGDFTRRMGMLINKDHLGFGDRSWRYAMVVDDGEIVAWFEEPGINDEGSDEDPYGVSAPGNVLEWLKNNPK
- a CDS encoding ABC transporter ATP-binding protein is translated as MSGNKIEMIDVAKTFGGNRVLDGVNLAIEPGESVAIIGQSGSGKSVTLKCILGLVTPDRGSILVDGLEVVGAKSAEMARHRAKFGLLFQGSALFDSLPVWRNVTFGLTQGRNREPARMRKVAEENLERVGLDARILNLRPSELSGGMQKRVALARAIAPRPEIIFFDEPTTGLDPIRADVINDLIVSLVDDLGVTALTITHDMASARKIAHRVAMLYQGRIIWRGPRDRLYDSGNPYVDQFVQGRAEGPIT